The following coding sequences lie in one Archaeoglobus neptunius genomic window:
- a CDS encoding CBS domain-containing protein, whose protein sequence is MDVEELKELVREDYEMVDAGETVSKLFPLLEKLDRDKANAILVQEGGKVIGVVREKDLIRGSVLKNPHETKVKSLLVRTGKIDISDLDPAKVARRFVEDSTPFVIVQMGKKFGVIYINDFLRKLRPFFKGVKVREVMNPEVITVRRFDTAAKALSIMRNNGVDRVVIVDENNRVIGILTGKDVIDRVISPRKRARMGDLSGEKEKTLSIMVESIMSSPVLSVSRNDSVGDVIDLMVENRISSVVVTTDGIPDGIVLKKDILEEFLKRQEKKEFGIQIMTTGITLDEFDRKTIEEDVEKFMRKFSEFLGESYIFVYIKRHKEFFRNLPLIHVRLKLSSARGNFMVSGESWGVEYALHVALKKLEREVLKEKEILQDRRMEKKFYEEVFEY, encoded by the coding sequence ATGGATGTTGAGGAACTAAAAGAGCTGGTCAGAGAGGATTATGAAATGGTCGATGCAGGCGAGACCGTCTCAAAACTGTTCCCGCTGCTGGAAAAACTTGACAGGGATAAGGCGAATGCAATTCTGGTCCAGGAGGGCGGGAAGGTTATCGGAGTTGTGAGGGAAAAGGATCTGATAAGAGGTAGTGTCTTGAAAAACCCTCACGAGACGAAGGTAAAGTCCCTGCTGGTCAGAACCGGCAAGATAGATATTTCCGATCTGGATCCTGCCAAAGTTGCCAGAAGGTTTGTTGAAGATTCAACACCTTTTGTTATCGTTCAAATGGGCAAAAAGTTCGGTGTAATTTACATTAACGATTTCTTAAGAAAGTTAAGGCCCTTTTTCAAAGGTGTGAAGGTCAGAGAGGTTATGAATCCAGAAGTTATAACCGTCAGAAGATTTGATACTGCCGCCAAAGCGCTCTCAATAATGAGGAACAATGGGGTTGACAGGGTCGTGATCGTTGACGAAAACAACAGGGTGATAGGGATTCTGACGGGAAAGGACGTTATAGACAGAGTCATTTCACCGAGAAAAAGGGCCAGGATGGGTGATCTGAGCGGTGAGAAGGAAAAAACTCTCTCCATAATGGTAGAGAGCATTATGAGTTCGCCCGTACTCTCAGTGAGCAGAAACGACAGTGTCGGAGACGTTATCGATTTAATGGTCGAAAACAGGATTTCAAGTGTTGTGGTCACAACAGATGGAATTCCCGACGGCATAGTTTTGAAGAAAGACATCCTGGAGGAGTTTCTTAAAAGGCAGGAGAAAAAGGAGTTTGGAATCCAGATAATGACCACGGGCATAACCCTTGATGAGTTCGACAGAAAGACGATTGAGGAGGATGTGGAGAAGTTCATGAGAAAATTCTCGGAGTTTCTCGGAGAGAGCTATATTTTCGTTTACATAAAGAGACACAAGGAATTCTTCCGCAATCTGCCCCTCATACATGTGAGGTTGAAGCTTTCCAGTGCAAGAGGAAATTTCATGGTCAGCGGCGAAAGCTGGGGAGTCGAGTATGCCCTGCATGTAGCACTTAAAAAGCTTGAGAGAGAAGTTCTGAAGGAAAAGGAAATTCTGCAGGATAGAAGGATGGAAAAGAAGTTTTATGAGGAGGTCTTTGAGTATTAA
- a CDS encoding RNA polymerase Rpb4 yields MFKEVKDFEYITISEAKEIMEEIARKRQEEGELLFETRRALKHLRLFAKLPADRAKELVDELVKLPQVGRKELAVKLADIMPRIPDEVRIIYAKERVTLTPEQIEEILDILDRYRI; encoded by the coding sequence ATGTTCAAGGAAGTAAAGGATTTTGAATACATCACAATTTCGGAAGCGAAAGAAATAATGGAAGAAATTGCCAGAAAGAGGCAGGAAGAGGGTGAACTTCTTTTTGAAACACGGAGAGCTCTCAAACATCTCCGCCTTTTTGCAAAACTTCCTGCCGATAGGGCAAAGGAGCTTGTTGATGAGCTCGTCAAACTGCCCCAGGTGGGCAGGAAGGAGCTCGCCGTAAAGCTTGCAGATATAATGCCCAGAATCCCGGATGAAGTAAGAATAATTTACGCTAAAGAAAGGGTCACGCTAACACCTGAACAGATAGAAGAAATTCTCGACATCCTGGATAGGTACCGTATTTAA
- a CDS encoding rhomboid family intramembrane serine protease, which translates to MAKCDVCGEEVTLPYRCKYCGGTFCSEHRLPENHDCDGLDDYWNVPVNVKKRLSPSNQPVRRFKIPNYGANNTVLIICTILFFISMLAPVQMVNLFALHPRLELLIEMPWQLVTSIFLHIEFWHFFINMFVLLFFGAELERRLGERKYLEIFFAAGLAGNLGYIAYSYAVGNFSPALGASAAIFGVMGCLAIIAPEIRIIIIPIPIPIGIRTALLLFAAYDFWMMVASSLGIFYTNVANIAHLAGLAVGLYYGKRIGRRRVYGVY; encoded by the coding sequence GTGGCCAAGTGCGATGTTTGTGGCGAGGAAGTAACCCTCCCCTACAGATGCAAGTACTGCGGGGGTACATTCTGCAGCGAGCACAGGTTACCGGAGAACCACGACTGTGATGGTCTTGACGACTACTGGAACGTTCCGGTTAATGTAAAGAAAAGACTGTCACCATCAAACCAACCTGTAAGGAGGTTCAAAATTCCGAATTACGGTGCAAACAATACAGTTCTGATCATCTGCACAATCTTATTCTTCATTTCCATGCTGGCACCTGTTCAGATGGTTAACCTTTTTGCTCTCCATCCGAGACTTGAGCTCCTCATTGAAATGCCGTGGCAGCTCGTCACCAGCATATTTCTCCATATCGAGTTCTGGCATTTCTTCATCAACATGTTCGTGCTGCTCTTCTTTGGAGCAGAGCTTGAAAGAAGGCTCGGAGAAAGAAAGTATCTTGAGATATTCTTTGCAGCCGGACTTGCAGGGAATCTGGGATATATCGCCTATTCCTATGCTGTTGGAAACTTTTCTCCGGCTCTTGGAGCTTCAGCCGCAATTTTCGGCGTAATGGGCTGTCTGGCAATTATCGCTCCTGAAATCAGGATCATCATCATTCCGATTCCGATTCCGATTGGCATAAGAACTGCACTGCTGCTGTTTGCTGCCTACGATTTCTGGATGATGGTGGCAAGCTCTCTTGGAATTTTCTACACAAATGTTGCGAACATCGCCCATCTCGCAGGTTTGGCAGTGGGGCTGTACTACGGAAAAAGGATTGGAAGAAGGAGAGTGTATGGGGTCTATTAA
- a CDS encoding archaeosine biosynthesis radical SAM protein RaSEA, whose protein sequence is MGSIKPAVWKEKERLNGRIVDGLTVILRTRGCRWDGCHMCGYTNEAYPATEEDLIRQIDFALSDGAEVVKIFTSGSFFDDAELTEKVRIYLLDKLKEIGVKKLIVESRPEFIDRDKLETFKDVNLEVGIGLESASDEIRELCINKGFTFEDFREAAEMIKEVGFRVKCYLLLKPPFLSESEAINDALRSIEVVKGLADVISLNLTNVQKGTLVEKLWNARIYRPPWLWSAVEVLKNVKGIEIMCDPVAAGKARGPHNCGKCDSTVAGAIRNFSLTQDSGVFENLDCTCREKWKKSLELEDFSRIPLF, encoded by the coding sequence ATGGGGTCTATTAAGCCCGCTGTGTGGAAGGAAAAAGAGAGGCTAAATGGCAGAATAGTTGACGGTCTGACCGTGATACTCCGCACCAGAGGATGCAGATGGGATGGCTGCCACATGTGTGGTTACACGAACGAGGCTTACCCCGCAACGGAGGAAGATCTGATTCGTCAGATCGATTTCGCATTGAGTGATGGTGCAGAGGTTGTGAAGATATTCACCTCGGGAAGCTTTTTCGATGATGCAGAGTTGACTGAAAAAGTGAGGATCTATCTTCTGGACAAATTAAAGGAGATTGGAGTGAAGAAACTTATTGTGGAGAGCAGACCAGAATTCATTGACAGGGATAAACTTGAGACCTTCAAAGACGTCAATCTCGAGGTCGGAATAGGTCTTGAGAGTGCCAGCGATGAGATCAGAGAACTTTGCATAAACAAGGGATTCACCTTTGAGGATTTCAGAGAGGCAGCAGAGATGATAAAAGAGGTAGGTTTCAGGGTAAAATGCTACTTGCTGCTGAAACCACCGTTTCTTTCGGAAAGCGAGGCCATAAATGACGCCCTGAGGTCTATTGAGGTTGTGAAGGGTCTGGCAGACGTTATCTCCCTGAATCTGACCAACGTTCAGAAGGGGACTCTGGTTGAGAAGCTCTGGAATGCCAGAATTTATCGTCCTCCCTGGCTCTGGAGTGCAGTCGAGGTATTGAAAAACGTTAAGGGCATCGAAATCATGTGTGACCCGGTTGCTGCTGGAAAGGCCAGAGGTCCGCACAACTGCGGGAAGTGTGACTCAACAGTTGCCGGAGCGATAAGAAATTTCTCCCTGACTCAGGATTCTGGCGTTTTTGAAAATCTGGATTGCACCTGCAGAGAAAAATGGAAAAAATCTCTGGAACTGGAGGATTTTTCAAGGATACCTCTTTTTTAA
- a CDS encoding 50S ribosomal protein L21e, whose product MGWKSHGFRFKSGRKLRKRVRERGIRIRKFLQTFEVGQRVHIDIEPASQKGMPHPRFQGRTGVVIGQRGRAYLVQVRDGGKMKTLIVRPEHLKPQSG is encoded by the coding sequence ATGGGCTGGAAGTCTCATGGTTTCAGGTTTAAGTCAGGAAGAAAACTGAGAAAGAGAGTTAGAGAGAGAGGTATAAGAATCAGAAAGTTCCTCCAAACATTCGAGGTGGGGCAGAGGGTTCACATTGACATCGAGCCCGCCTCGCAAAAGGGAATGCCCCACCCAAGATTTCAGGGACGAACAGGAGTCGTCATCGGACAGAGAGGGAGAGCATACCTGGTCCAGGTGAGGGACGGAGGAAAAATGAAAACCCTCATCGTGAGGCCTGAACATCTGAAACCGCAAAGTGGTTGA
- a CDS encoding SCP2 sterol-binding domain-containing protein: MSEAKDLIMKMCEIQNSDEAIQKELAGWSGVVQYKLDGEEFYVEYKADGTCEFKEGVHSSPTFTIVAPPDFWLSVLKGQEDPVSGFMMGKYRIEGNIMEAQRLAGAIKKFQGKL; the protein is encoded by the coding sequence ATGAGTGAGGCAAAGGATTTGATTATGAAAATGTGTGAGATTCAGAACAGTGATGAGGCAATACAGAAAGAACTGGCAGGCTGGAGCGGTGTTGTGCAGTACAAGCTTGATGGAGAGGAATTTTATGTGGAGTACAAGGCTGATGGAACATGCGAATTTAAAGAGGGTGTTCACAGTTCACCTACCTTCACAATCGTTGCCCCGCCAGACTTCTGGCTTTCCGTTCTGAAGGGGCAGGAAGACCCCGTCAGTGGCTTCATGATGGGCAAGTACAGAATTGAAGGAAACATAATGGAAGCCCAGAGGCTGGCAGGAGCAATCAAGAAATTCCAGGGAAAACTTTAA
- a CDS encoding DMT family transporter, whose translation MLGIILALVASICWAFNSIAYKKGVSEVSVFTANFHRTLFATLYFLPFAIVDLPNSHFDLETIAVLIVSAVLSFYIGDLSYMAALKRAPVSVALPASSTYPVYVVLLSTVIYGATLKPNTLLSALLVILAVYVIYGKKNGDISPSGLFFALFAAISWALAILTLDFLSDRLPISVLAFTRMLFCLLLLSITAKRSEIKNRDSTIYAGIIGGFLSFAGIAVFITAIKLSASWNVVQPSAASPVFSALLAVVLLKEKVDLRLAVGIGIVVFSILLLLLQP comes from the coding sequence GTGCTGGGGATAATCCTTGCTCTCGTCGCATCGATATGCTGGGCCTTTAACAGCATTGCATACAAAAAGGGGGTTAGTGAGGTTTCGGTATTCACGGCCAACTTTCATCGTACTCTCTTTGCCACACTCTACTTCCTTCCCTTCGCCATTGTTGATCTACCGAACTCACACTTTGATCTGGAGACCATCGCTGTTCTGATCGTCTCAGCAGTACTTTCTTTTTATATCGGGGATCTCAGCTACATGGCCGCCTTAAAAAGAGCACCGGTGAGTGTGGCGCTCCCTGCATCATCAACCTATCCCGTTTACGTTGTTCTGCTATCGACAGTAATTTACGGTGCCACACTGAAACCCAACACCCTTCTCTCTGCGCTGCTTGTAATTCTTGCCGTTTATGTGATATATGGGAAGAAGAATGGAGATATATCTCCGTCTGGACTGTTTTTTGCACTTTTTGCAGCCATTTCATGGGCTCTGGCAATTCTGACACTTGATTTCCTTTCTGACAGACTTCCAATTTCGGTTTTAGCGTTCACAAGAATGCTCTTCTGCCTGCTTCTTCTCAGCATCACGGCAAAACGGAGTGAAATTAAAAACAGGGATTCGACCATTTACGCAGGAATTATCGGCGGTTTTCTCTCTTTTGCAGGAATTGCAGTTTTCATAACCGCAATAAAGCTATCAGCATCTTGGAATGTTGTTCAACCCTCTGCAGCCTCTCCCGTCTTTTCTGCACTTCTGGCGGTGGTTCTGCTAAAAGAGAAAGTAGACCTCAGACTCGCCGTGGGGATAGGAATCGTCGTCTTTTCTATACTTCTGCTTCTTCTTCAGCCGTGA
- a CDS encoding PRC-barrel domain-containing protein, producing MGMIGEITTFFGMRVFTDEGRYVGRVEDVIIDQNTKSIRGLAVSDYNKALIDSHAKGVIIPYRVVKAVGDIIIIKDLFKRKSRVPDYIQEELTAEEEAEV from the coding sequence ATGGGAATGATCGGAGAAATAACAACTTTCTTTGGAATGAGAGTTTTCACTGATGAGGGGAGGTACGTTGGCAGGGTTGAAGATGTGATCATTGATCAGAACACGAAGTCGATAAGAGGTCTGGCTGTCTCAGACTACAACAAGGCTCTTATCGATTCTCACGCCAAGGGCGTTATAATACCCTACAGGGTTGTTAAGGCTGTAGGCGACATTATCATAATAAAGGATCTCTTCAAAAGAAAATCCAGAGTACCCGACTACATTCAGGAGGAGCTCACGGCTGAAGAAGAAGCAGAAGTATAG
- a CDS encoding sensor histidine kinase has product MSIYRNAVLLGLLYVLIVVIHYYNLISDSIFMTVIYFYNLFLLVLAMLMSGFLSRVSDNEKRVLFLSLFFLTLVTIVATLTVGQIVWVEGYFSLNRIAFYYYPPLTLISSIPITGFLIWKTLREWRYFHMKHFVPSILGLAVMGSVLYQTAYRGIQNMTEFLQMELLICDITVLTLLLVLLSVYLKTESAAYFGSLTGYFTARYAADILLLNSFKNLVNYDYSMLFFAFSNIILFSSILQFYRSGIKFLSYYELDMERKRYAELFRQVSELQEVLRLINRMLRHDILNKLQIISGYIETYMLTRNDNLLEKALNAVRESSDYIDKIRELEKIVSTESGALKPVDIRKVVEEVSSPFSIPVNVHGYCVAMSDEAIYSVIENIISNAVRHGKTDRVDVWLSELEDECEIRVVDYGHGIPSGIKGQVFRESFRFGESAGSGLGLYIVKRVVERYGGKIWIEDTKPHGATFVIRLKAARRSLTGDDDRAPLKRDEGFEY; this is encoded by the coding sequence ATGAGTATTTACAGAAATGCAGTCCTTCTGGGACTACTGTACGTTCTTATTGTGGTCATTCACTATTATAATCTTATTTCTGATTCCATATTTATGACTGTTATTTATTTTTACAATTTGTTTCTCCTTGTTCTGGCCATGTTGATGTCCGGGTTTCTTTCAAGAGTGTCAGATAACGAGAAAAGAGTCCTGTTTCTTTCTCTTTTCTTCCTCACTCTTGTGACCATTGTGGCCACTTTGACTGTCGGTCAAATTGTGTGGGTTGAGGGCTATTTTAGCCTGAACAGAATCGCGTTTTACTACTACCCACCTCTGACGCTTATTTCCAGCATTCCCATTACCGGTTTTTTAATATGGAAAACGCTGCGAGAATGGAGATATTTCCACATGAAACACTTTGTACCGTCAATTTTGGGTCTTGCTGTAATGGGCAGTGTACTGTATCAAACAGCATACAGGGGAATTCAAAATATGACGGAATTCCTCCAGATGGAACTTCTGATTTGCGATATTACCGTACTCACGCTTTTGCTGGTTCTTCTATCGGTGTACTTAAAAACGGAGAGTGCTGCTTACTTCGGATCCCTTACAGGCTATTTCACGGCCAGATATGCAGCGGACATTTTGCTGCTCAATTCTTTTAAAAATCTGGTAAACTACGATTACTCGATGCTGTTTTTTGCGTTCAGCAACATAATCCTCTTTTCAAGCATTCTGCAATTCTACAGGAGTGGAATCAAGTTTTTAAGTTATTACGAGCTTGATATGGAAAGAAAGAGGTATGCAGAGTTGTTCAGGCAGGTCAGTGAGCTTCAGGAGGTTCTGAGGCTGATAAACAGAATGCTTCGTCATGATATTCTCAACAAGCTTCAGATAATTTCCGGGTATATTGAAACGTACATGCTTACCAGGAACGACAATCTTCTTGAGAAGGCGTTAAATGCAGTCAGAGAAAGCAGTGATTACATCGATAAAATCAGAGAACTCGAAAAGATTGTTTCAACTGAAAGTGGCGCTCTGAAGCCGGTTGACATAAGGAAGGTTGTTGAAGAGGTCTCGTCCCCATTCAGCATTCCGGTAAATGTCCACGGATACTGCGTGGCCATGTCCGACGAGGCGATATACTCTGTTATCGAGAATATCATTTCCAATGCAGTAAGGCACGGAAAAACGGACAGAGTTGATGTGTGGTTGAGCGAACTTGAGGATGAGTGCGAGATAAGAGTCGTTGACTACGGACATGGAATACCCAGTGGAATAAAAGGTCAGGTTTTCAGGGAAAGTTTCAGATTCGGAGAGAGTGCGGGCAGCGGTCTTGGATTATACATAGTCAAAAGGGTTGTAGAAAGATATGGTGGGAAAATCTGGATTGAGGATACAAAGCCGCACGGTGCAACATTCGTGATAAGATTAAAAGCAGCGAGGAGAAGTTTAACAGGCGATGATGACAGGGCCCCTCTGAAGCGTGATGAGGGTTTTGAGTACTGA
- a CDS encoding DUF655 domain-containing protein, translated as MERQKMDRTDSRDKLEDYAYVLDFMPYGHPDDKRPIHKREPLAQVVGEKYFTLLEVSIKKDKSPLVMDRVYIGKGERDVVRKIKRRLRYDDLTPAAKAELPFVLEHIIKTNEKTYVDFFNNAESITTRMHQLELLPGVGKKMMWAIIEERKKRPFESFEDIAKRVKGIQKPEKLIVGRIIYEIQNPQTKYRLFTA; from the coding sequence ATGGAAAGGCAAAAAATGGATAGAACCGATAGCCGAGATAAGCTTGAAGATTACGCCTACGTTCTGGACTTCATGCCCTACGGCCATCCGGATGACAAAAGACCCATTCACAAGAGAGAACCGCTGGCTCAGGTCGTTGGAGAAAAGTACTTCACACTCCTCGAGGTGAGCATCAAAAAGGATAAGTCTCCTCTCGTGATGGACAGGGTTTACATCGGAAAGGGAGAGAGGGATGTGGTCAGGAAAATCAAGAGAAGGCTGAGGTACGACGATCTGACTCCTGCAGCGAAGGCGGAGCTTCCCTTTGTACTGGAGCACATCATCAAAACCAACGAGAAAACGTACGTTGACTTCTTCAACAACGCAGAGTCCATAACCACGAGAATGCATCAGTTGGAACTCCTGCCGGGAGTGGGAAAGAAGATGATGTGGGCGATAATCGAGGAAAGGAAAAAACGCCCGTTTGAGAGCTTTGAAGATATTGCGAAAAGAGTTAAGGGCATTCAGAAGCCCGAAAAACTCATTGTAGGCAGAATAATCTACGAAATCCAGAATCCTCAGACCAAGTACAGGCTGTTTACTGCTTGA
- a CDS encoding DUF2070 family protein, whose protein sequence is MRSFESLYYKLFSIPKPKVMVSLSVSIAILLSLIQFKILLLWLAIFFTSVLGIKLVKLKFELKRISFLAIFISVLTTPSLLLKGNVAATSFILFLTYYFCSEKKFPALSLGFVPYILVDASVQTAVLLAISLALTLIYLRILDITVGKVNIRDFVESFVLFWLTSDARYMETFLSRYSEDFEGRVRCLSLDGYRIISTDFHPGPFRNVGGARMVEILSNPNGVYLHSPTSHTRNPVNSDEVRKIAASLRCSDEILKPLKPFRVEGENFEVFCMPFDKLKIMFVSGKRRIDDFVMHSDNIVIDCHNAHENDYDPNMEDIEEISRLVKIAEEKGSDPVEEFKFAVVKMRAESESICGYVSAVLMNCDGESYAIVIFDSNNIDLVFRKHVEKLFRDIGYTAIVTSTDNHAKTGIRARQSYRPAGGCEEDWKIAEMLVNKCRNVSLSSGEWRYGESRVRIKVMGEKLLKDAEVAAQSRATFLIANFLGFAVLVYLLSVIGWWATLML, encoded by the coding sequence ATGAGGAGCTTTGAATCCCTTTATTACAAACTGTTCTCAATTCCAAAACCAAAAGTGATGGTATCTTTATCCGTTTCCATCGCCATCCTCCTGTCTCTCATTCAATTTAAAATTCTGCTTCTCTGGCTGGCAATCTTTTTCACATCAGTGTTGGGAATAAAGCTGGTAAAGCTGAAATTTGAGCTGAAAAGGATTTCATTTCTCGCCATCTTCATCTCTGTCTTGACCACACCATCCTTACTTCTGAAAGGTAACGTGGCTGCAACCTCCTTTATTCTCTTCCTGACGTACTATTTCTGTTCAGAAAAAAAGTTTCCTGCCTTATCTCTCGGATTCGTTCCATACATCCTCGTTGACGCTTCCGTCCAAACTGCTGTTTTGCTGGCGATCTCACTTGCTCTCACGCTCATCTACTTAAGAATTTTAGATATAACTGTGGGGAAGGTGAACATCAGAGATTTTGTGGAATCCTTCGTTCTGTTCTGGCTTACTTCAGATGCCAGATACATGGAGACCTTTCTCAGCAGGTATTCTGAAGATTTTGAAGGCAGAGTTAGATGTCTGAGTCTGGATGGCTACAGGATCATCTCCACAGATTTTCATCCGGGCCCCTTCAGGAACGTGGGTGGAGCAAGAATGGTTGAAATACTTTCAAATCCGAATGGTGTTTATCTCCACTCCCCCACATCCCACACAAGGAACCCTGTCAACAGCGATGAGGTCAGAAAAATTGCCGCCTCGCTCAGATGCTCGGATGAAATTTTAAAGCCCTTAAAGCCCTTCAGAGTAGAAGGAGAGAATTTTGAAGTTTTCTGCATGCCATTTGATAAGCTAAAAATCATGTTCGTCAGCGGAAAACGACGTATCGATGATTTTGTGATGCATTCGGATAACATCGTGATCGACTGCCACAATGCTCACGAAAATGACTACGATCCGAACATGGAGGATATTGAGGAAATTTCAAGACTTGTGAAGATCGCTGAAGAAAAAGGGAGCGACCCCGTTGAAGAGTTTAAGTTTGCAGTTGTTAAAATGAGGGCAGAGAGCGAAAGCATATGCGGTTATGTGTCTGCAGTCCTTATGAACTGTGACGGAGAAAGTTACGCCATAGTCATTTTTGACTCCAACAACATTGATCTGGTGTTCAGAAAGCACGTTGAGAAACTTTTCAGAGATATCGGCTATACCGCAATTGTCACATCCACAGATAACCATGCCAAAACAGGTATCAGGGCGAGACAATCATACAGACCGGCAGGTGGGTGTGAGGAGGACTGGAAGATAGCAGAAATGCTAGTAAATAAGTGCAGAAATGTATCGCTGAGCAGTGGAGAATGGAGGTATGGTGAAAGTAGAGTCAGGATCAAGGTGATGGGAGAGAAGCTTCTGAAAGATGCGGAGGTCGCTGCACAGAGTAGGGCAACATTTCTTATCGCAAACTTTTTAGGATTTGCCGTATTAGTGTATTTGCTCTCAGTAATTGGCTGGTGGGCAACATTAATGTTATAA
- a CDS encoding menaquinone biosynthesis decarboxylase produces MAYEDLREFIEKLEAENQLARINDEISPVLEMTEVADRTVKSGGKALLFEKPKGYKIPVLLNAFGTERRMCLALEVDRLEDVGRRLTSALEFRPSSFMDALKGIGIFKEFMSFVPKKTSRAPCKEVEAESLDKFPILKCWPKDGGKFITLPVVITKDPETGEINAGMYRMQVYDGKTTGMHWQIHKHGAEHFRKMAEIGGGKIEVAVAIGVDPATLYAATAPLPSGVNEFMFAGFLRKERLKLVDCDTVDLQVPATAEIVLEGYVKTDEFRIEGPFGDHTGYYTPPEPYPVFHITHITHREDPVYHATVVGRPPMEDAWLGKATERIFLPIIRLIHPEIVDINLPVEGAFHNLAVVSIRKRYPGQAKKVMYALWGMGMLSLTKILVVVDSDVDVHNMSEVIWAVTSRFDPSRDIVILPPSPTDSLDHSAYLPNLAGKLGIDATRKMKDEGYSREWPEVIEMDEETRARVDKIWESIKNIVL; encoded by the coding sequence ATGGCTTACGAGGATCTGAGAGAATTTATTGAAAAACTTGAGGCTGAAAATCAACTGGCCAGGATAAACGACGAAATAAGTCCAGTTCTTGAAATGACCGAAGTAGCTGACAGAACGGTGAAATCCGGAGGCAAAGCTCTTCTCTTCGAGAAGCCAAAGGGTTACAAAATTCCAGTTCTTCTGAATGCTTTTGGTACAGAGAGAAGAATGTGCCTCGCTCTTGAAGTTGATAGGCTCGAAGATGTGGGACGCAGGCTGACTTCCGCTCTGGAATTCCGCCCCTCCTCCTTTATGGACGCTCTGAAAGGGATAGGAATTTTCAAGGAGTTCATGTCATTTGTACCCAAAAAAACGAGCAGAGCTCCCTGCAAAGAAGTTGAAGCAGAGAGTCTTGATAAATTTCCAATCCTGAAGTGCTGGCCAAAGGATGGTGGAAAATTCATAACACTGCCCGTTGTGATCACCAAGGACCCTGAAACTGGAGAGATAAATGCGGGAATGTACAGAATGCAGGTGTACGATGGTAAAACCACAGGTATGCACTGGCAGATCCACAAACACGGGGCGGAGCACTTCAGAAAAATGGCAGAGATTGGTGGTGGAAAGATAGAGGTGGCCGTCGCAATAGGCGTTGATCCCGCAACACTTTACGCTGCAACTGCTCCACTACCCTCAGGGGTGAACGAATTCATGTTTGCAGGATTCCTCAGAAAGGAGAGGTTGAAGCTCGTCGATTGTGATACTGTTGACCTTCAGGTTCCCGCAACAGCCGAAATAGTGCTGGAGGGTTACGTGAAGACAGACGAGTTCAGGATCGAAGGGCCGTTCGGAGATCACACGGGATACTACACTCCTCCCGAGCCATATCCTGTCTTTCACATAACCCACATCACCCACAGAGAAGATCCGGTTTACCATGCCACCGTGGTTGGAAGACCACCGATGGAAGATGCATGGCTGGGCAAGGCAACGGAAAGAATTTTTCTGCCCATTATAAGGCTGATCCATCCTGAAATTGTCGACATTAATCTTCCAGTGGAGGGGGCATTCCACAATCTTGCAGTAGTTTCGATACGGAAAAGGTACCCGGGACAGGCAAAGAAGGTGATGTATGCTCTCTGGGGGATGGGAATGCTGTCACTGACAAAGATTCTCGTGGTTGTGGACTCGGATGTAGACGTTCACAACATGAGCGAGGTAATCTGGGCAGTAACATCCCGTTTTGACCCCTCGAGGGATATTGTGATCCTGCCCCCCTCTCCCACAGACTCTCTTGACCATTCAGCGTACCTGCCGAATCTCGCAGGCAAGCTCGGCATAGATGCAACCAGGAAAATGAAAGATGAGGGATACAGCAGAGAATGGCCGGAAGTCATTGAGATGGACGAGGAGACCAGGGCAAGGGTAGACAAAATCTGGGAGAGCATAAAGAACATCGTGCTATGA